One Pseudomonas muyukensis DNA segment encodes these proteins:
- a CDS encoding bifunctional prephenate dehydrogenase/3-phosphoshikimate 1-carboxyvinyltransferase — MVDAVTNKSAPIVGRLVVVGLGLIGGSFAKGLRESGLCREVVGVDLDAESRKQAVVLGVVDRCEADLAAACVGADVIQLAVPILAMEKVLARLAQLDLGDAVITDVGSAKGNVVRAARETFAERLPRFVPGHPIAGSEQSGVEASNAALFRRHKVILTPLPESDPQALLLVDRLWRALDADVEHMPVERHDEVLAATSHLPHLLAFGLVDSLAKRNENLEIFRYAAGGFRDFTRIAGSDPIMWHDIFLANREAVLRTLDTFRSDLDALRDAVDAGDGHQLLGVFTRARVAREHFSKILARRAYVDAMNANDLIFLAQPGGRVSGRIRVPGDKSISHRSIMLGSLAEGTTEVEGFLEGEDALATLQAFRDMGVVIEGPHHGRVTIHGVGLHGLKPPPGPLYVGNSGTSMRLLSGLLAAQSFDTTMTGDASLSKRPMNRVANPLREMGAVVETGPEGRPPLTIRGGHKLKALNYTLPMASAQVKSCLLLAGLYAEGTTTVTEPAPTRDHTERMLRGFGYSVASKGPVASLQSGGKLTATRIEVPADISSAAFFLVAASIAEGSELVLEHVGINPTRTGVIDILRLMGGDITLENQREVGGEPVADLRVRGAKLKGIDIPEHLVPLAIDEFPVLFVAAACAEGRTVLRGAEELRVKESDRIQVMADGLVTLGVKCEPTPDGIIIDGGQIGGGEVHGHGDHRIAMAFSIASLRASAPIVIHDCANVATSFPNFLALCKEVGIRVAEEGKS, encoded by the coding sequence GTCGACCTCGACGCCGAGTCGCGCAAGCAGGCGGTGGTGCTGGGCGTGGTCGACCGCTGCGAGGCCGACTTGGCCGCCGCCTGTGTCGGCGCCGACGTCATCCAGCTGGCGGTGCCGATCCTGGCCATGGAGAAAGTCCTGGCGCGCCTGGCCCAGCTCGACCTGGGCGATGCGGTGATCACCGATGTGGGCAGCGCCAAGGGCAACGTCGTGCGCGCAGCGCGCGAAACGTTCGCCGAGCGCCTGCCGCGCTTTGTGCCGGGGCACCCGATCGCCGGTTCCGAGCAGAGTGGCGTGGAGGCTTCCAACGCCGCGCTGTTCCGTCGGCACAAGGTGATCCTCACGCCGCTGCCGGAATCCGACCCGCAAGCGCTGCTGCTGGTCGACCGTCTCTGGCGCGCCCTGGATGCCGATGTCGAGCACATGCCGGTCGAGCGCCATGACGAAGTCCTGGCCGCTACCAGCCACCTGCCGCATCTGCTGGCCTTCGGCCTGGTCGACTCGCTGGCCAAGCGCAATGAAAACCTGGAGATCTTCCGGTACGCTGCGGGGGGCTTTCGCGATTTCACGAGAATCGCCGGCAGCGACCCGATCATGTGGCACGACATCTTCCTCGCCAACCGGGAAGCGGTCCTGCGCACACTCGATACATTTCGCAGCGACCTCGACGCCTTGCGCGACGCGGTCGATGCTGGGGACGGGCACCAACTGCTGGGCGTGTTCACCCGCGCCCGGGTTGCCCGCGAGCATTTCAGTAAAATCCTGGCCCGCCGGGCCTATGTGGACGCTATGAACGCCAACGATCTGATTTTCCTGGCCCAACCCGGTGGCCGCGTGTCCGGACGGATCCGCGTACCGGGCGACAAATCCATTTCCCACCGCTCGATCATGCTCGGCTCGCTGGCCGAGGGTACCACCGAGGTCGAAGGCTTCCTCGAGGGCGAAGATGCCCTGGCCACCCTGCAGGCGTTCCGTGACATGGGCGTGGTCATCGAAGGCCCGCACCATGGGCGCGTGACCATTCACGGTGTTGGCCTGCACGGCCTGAAGCCGCCGCCCGGGCCGCTGTACGTCGGCAACTCCGGCACTTCGATGCGCCTGCTGTCCGGCCTGTTGGCGGCGCAGTCGTTCGACACCACCATGACCGGCGATGCCTCGCTGTCCAAGCGCCCGATGAACCGCGTAGCCAATCCGCTGCGCGAAATGGGCGCGGTGGTCGAAACCGGCCCTGAGGGTCGTCCGCCGCTGACCATTCGTGGCGGCCACAAGCTCAAGGCGCTGAACTACACGCTGCCGATGGCCAGTGCCCAGGTCAAATCCTGCCTGTTGCTGGCTGGCCTGTATGCCGAAGGCACCACCACCGTCACCGAGCCGGCACCGACCCGCGACCATACCGAGCGCATGCTGCGTGGTTTTGGCTACTCGGTCGCCTCCAAGGGGCCGGTCGCCTCGCTGCAGTCCGGTGGCAAGCTCACCGCGACCCGCATCGAGGTGCCGGCGGATATTTCCTCCGCGGCGTTCTTCCTGGTGGCAGCCTCGATCGCCGAGGGCTCCGAACTGGTGCTCGAGCATGTCGGCATCAACCCAACTCGCACTGGTGTCATCGACATCCTGCGCCTGATGGGCGGCGACATCACCCTGGAAAACCAGCGTGAAGTCGGCGGCGAGCCGGTGGCCGACCTGCGCGTGCGTGGCGCCAAGCTCAAGGGCATCGACATTCCCGAGCACCTGGTGCCGCTGGCCATCGACGAGTTCCCGGTGCTGTTCGTCGCCGCGGCCTGCGCCGAAGGGCGCACCGTGCTGCGCGGTGCCGAAGAGCTGCGGGTCAAGGAATCGGACCGTATCCAGGTCATGGCCGACGGCCTGGTTACCCTGGGTGTGAAGTGCGAGCCGACCCCGGACGGCATCATCATCGACGGCGGCCAGATCGGTGGTGGCGAAGTGCACGGCCACGGCGACCATCGCATCGCCATGGCTTTCAGCATCGCCTCGCTGCGCGCCAGCGCGCCGATCGTCATCCATGACTGCGCCAACGTTGCCACCTCCTTCCCCAACTTCCTGGCCCTGTGCAAGGAAGTCGGCATCCGCGTCGCCGAAGAGGGCAAGTCGTGA
- the cmk gene encoding (d)CMP kinase: MNSQAPVITIDGPSGSGKGTVAGLLARELGWRLLDSGALYRLLAFNASNHGVDLTNEELLKALAAHLDVQFIAAEPGKLQQIILEGEDVSHVIRTETVGAGASMVASLPAVREALLQRQRAFREAPGLIADGRDMGTVVFPDAPLKVFLTASAEERARRRYLQLKGKGEDVSLSSLLDEIRARDERDTQRAVAPLKPAADAIQLDSTELSIEQVLQRIRSELALRDLV; the protein is encoded by the coding sequence GTGAATTCGCAAGCACCGGTCATCACCATCGACGGGCCGAGCGGCTCGGGCAAGGGTACCGTTGCCGGGTTGCTGGCCCGCGAACTGGGCTGGCGCCTGCTCGACTCCGGCGCCCTGTACCGGTTGCTGGCATTCAATGCCAGCAACCATGGCGTCGACCTGACCAACGAAGAGCTGCTCAAGGCCCTGGCTGCTCATCTGGACGTGCAGTTCATCGCCGCCGAGCCGGGCAAGCTGCAGCAGATCATTCTCGAGGGTGAGGATGTCAGCCACGTCATCCGCACCGAGACCGTCGGCGCCGGTGCCTCGATGGTCGCTTCGCTGCCGGCGGTGCGCGAAGCGCTGCTGCAGCGCCAGCGCGCCTTCCGCGAGGCCCCGGGGCTAATCGCCGACGGCCGCGACATGGGCACCGTGGTGTTCCCGGATGCGCCGCTCAAGGTGTTCCTTACCGCCAGTGCCGAGGAACGTGCCCGTCGCCGTTACCTGCAGTTGAAGGGCAAGGGCGAAGATGTTAGTCTGTCGAGTCTGCTAGATGAGATCCGTGCGCGCGATGAGCGTGACACCCAGCGTGCAGTGGCCCCGCTCAAGCCGGCGGCCGATGCAATCCAGCTGGATTCCACGGAGTTGTCCATCGAGCAGGTGCTGCAACGCATCAGAAGCGAGCTCGCCCTGCGCGACTTGGTCTGA
- the rpsA gene encoding 30S ribosomal protein S1 — MSESFAELFEESLKTLNLQPGAIITGIVVDIDGDWVTVHAGLKSEGVIPLEQFYNETGELTIKVGDEVHVALDAVEDGFGETKLSREKAKRAECWIVLEAAFAAEEVVKGVINGKVKGGFTVDVNGIRAFLPGSLVDVRPVRDTTHLEGKELEFKVIKLDQKRNNVVVSRRSVLEAENSAEREALLESLQEGQQVKGIVKNLTDYGAFVDLGGVDGLLHITDMAWKRIKHPSEIVNVGDEIDVKVLKYDRERNRVSLGLKQLGEDPWVAIKARYPESTRVMARVTNLTDYGCFAELEEGVEGLVHVSEMDWTNKNIHPSKVVQVGDEVEVMVLDIDEERRRISLGIKQCKSNPWEDFSGQFNKGDKITGTIKSITDFGIFIGLDGGIDGLVHLSDISWNEAGEEAVRRFKKGDELETVILSVDPERERISLGIKQLEDDPFSNFVAVNDKGAIVKGIVKEVDAKGAIVTLADDIEATLKASEISRDRVEDARNVLKEGEEIEAKIISVDRKSRVISLSIKSKDDAEEREAIQSLKNAPEAAADTTMAALLREAMAKQN; from the coding sequence ATGAGCGAAAGCTTTGCAGAACTCTTTGAAGAAAGCCTGAAAACCCTCAATCTTCAGCCGGGTGCAATCATCACCGGTATCGTTGTCGACATCGACGGCGACTGGGTTACCGTACACGCTGGCCTGAAGTCCGAGGGTGTCATCCCGCTCGAGCAGTTCTACAACGAAACTGGCGAACTGACCATCAAGGTCGGTGACGAAGTTCACGTTGCGCTGGACGCGGTCGAAGACGGCTTCGGCGAAACCAAGCTGTCCCGTGAAAAAGCCAAGCGCGCCGAGTGCTGGATTGTTCTGGAAGCTGCTTTCGCTGCTGAAGAAGTGGTCAAGGGCGTTATCAACGGTAAGGTTAAAGGCGGCTTCACTGTCGACGTTAACGGCATCCGTGCGTTCCTGCCGGGCTCCCTGGTTGATGTCCGCCCAGTGCGCGACACCACCCACCTCGAAGGCAAAGAGCTGGAATTCAAGGTCATCAAGCTGGACCAGAAGCGCAACAACGTTGTCGTTTCCCGTCGCAGCGTCCTGGAAGCCGAAAACAGCGCCGAGCGCGAAGCTCTGCTGGAATCGCTGCAGGAAGGCCAGCAGGTCAAAGGTATCGTCAAGAACCTCACCGACTACGGTGCGTTCGTTGACCTGGGCGGCGTCGATGGTCTGCTGCACATCACCGACATGGCCTGGAAGCGTATCAAGCACCCGTCGGAAATCGTCAACGTTGGTGACGAGATCGACGTCAAGGTCCTGAAGTACGATCGCGAGCGCAACCGCGTTTCGCTGGGTCTGAAGCAACTGGGCGAAGACCCATGGGTTGCTATCAAGGCCCGTTACCCAGAAAGCACCCGCGTCATGGCTCGCGTCACCAACCTGACCGACTATGGCTGCTTTGCTGAACTGGAAGAAGGCGTTGAAGGCCTGGTGCACGTCTCCGAAATGGACTGGACCAACAAGAACATCCACCCGTCGAAAGTCGTTCAGGTTGGCGACGAAGTGGAAGTCATGGTTCTGGACATCGACGAAGAGCGTCGTCGTATCTCCCTGGGTATCAAGCAGTGCAAATCGAACCCATGGGAAGACTTCTCCGGCCAGTTCAACAAGGGTGACAAGATCACCGGTACCATCAAGTCGATCACCGACTTCGGTATCTTCATCGGCCTGGACGGCGGCATCGACGGTCTGGTTCACCTGTCCGACATCTCCTGGAACGAAGCTGGCGAAGAAGCCGTGCGTCGCTTCAAGAAGGGCGACGAGCTGGAAACCGTCATCCTGTCGGTTGACCCAGAGCGCGAGCGCATCTCCCTGGGCATCAAGCAGCTGGAAGACGATCCGTTCTCCAACTTCGTTGCTGTCAACGACAAGGGCGCTATCGTCAAGGGTATCGTCAAGGAAGTTGACGCCAAGGGCGCTATCGTGACCCTGGCCGACGACATCGAAGCTACTCTGAAAGCTTCCGAAATCAGCCGTGACCGCGTTGAAGACGCCCGTAACGTGCTGAAGGAAGGCGAAGAGATCGAAGCCAAGATCATCAGCGTCGACCGCAAGTCCCGCGTTATCAGCCTGTCCATCAAGTCGAAGGACGATGCTGAAGAGCGCGAAGCCATTCAGAGCCTGAAAAACGCTCCGGAAGCGGCTGCCGATACCACCATGGCTGCGCTGCTGCGCGAAGCAATGGCCAAGCAGAACTGA
- the ihfB gene encoding integration host factor subunit beta has protein sequence MTKSELIERIVTHQGLLSSKDVELAIKTMLEQMSQCLATGDRIEIRGFGSFSLHYRAPRVGRNPKTGQSVSLEGKYVPHFKPGKELRDRVNEEEHEPI, from the coding sequence ATGACGAAGTCGGAGCTGATCGAACGTATTGTCACCCATCAGGGGCTGCTCTCGTCCAAGGACGTGGAGTTGGCCATCAAGACCATGCTTGAACAGATGTCGCAGTGCCTGGCGACCGGGGATCGCATCGAGATCCGCGGCTTTGGCAGTTTCTCGCTGCACTACCGTGCTCCACGCGTAGGGCGCAACCCCAAGACGGGCCAGTCTGTCAGCCTTGAAGGCAAATATGTGCCGCATTTCAAGCCGGGCAAGGAGTTGCGCGATCGGGTAAATGAAGAAGAGCATGAGCCTATCTGA
- a CDS encoding lipopolysaccharide assembly protein LapA domain-containing protein, translated as MRNLKRALAALFVLVLAALVLFFVLENQQAVSLVMFGWSAPAVPVAVLVLVALVVGLVIGPLLGIFTLMRGRQKARVPVR; from the coding sequence ATGCGTAATCTCAAACGCGCTTTGGCAGCGCTGTTCGTGCTGGTCTTGGCCGCGCTGGTGCTGTTTTTCGTATTGGAGAATCAGCAAGCCGTATCCCTGGTCATGTTCGGTTGGTCGGCGCCCGCAGTACCCGTTGCGGTGTTGGTGCTGGTCGCCTTGGTTGTTGGTTTGGTGATAGGTCCGCTGCTTGGGATTTTCACTCTGATGCGTGGCCGGCAGAAAGCGCGCGTTCCTGTCCGGTAG